Proteins co-encoded in one Halorussus lipolyticus genomic window:
- a CDS encoding bacterio-opsin activator domain-containing protein, with translation MTSEQTSPADPTHPIDETTRPAGTRTIRVVYVDDDDPPPALADAADIALTAVSSARAARSRLAADGSVDCVVSEYDLPETDGLGLLEAVRHDHPNLPFVLFTDSGNEEVASEAIGMGATDYLPKSAGGEQLRERVGRAVAAVSVETESGVSGDRLRELTNAFPDVAFIIDENGRYLEVMSGPDTEDLRTVQQEQLVGTRLHDAFPTSRADTFLNHIRTTLETGGVETIEYRAETAGGERWYEGRTAPLGETIDGREAVVWVARDVTDRRESQRELAASRDELTRLTRINGLINSIVQSLVASATRDEIEETVCEGLANSEFYQFAWVGGPWVKDEQMAPSTVAGVERSQIERLVEATSARVDAENAFSQVVDGNESVVIPDIADAEYLSERERELMAELEMSSAVLIPLTHGTTNYGILGISGACIGTFSDRELTALETLGEIVGFAINAVKNRNLILSDTAVELEFRVEDPGRGFGLISAELGCQFSLEGVVGLSGDQLLEYVGVEGADPDAITDRIDDSPTVEEYRVVSDDNQKCLLEIKPSNSGVSQLVKTGTVVKSATAEEGVVRCVAEASSDLSVRSVVEEFQTTYPGAELVSKQEIDRPVHTGREFRQTLAEKLTEKQRTALQTAYFAGYYEYPRESTGEEVAESLGISSPTLHQHLSAAQRKLVATFFDHQ, from the coding sequence GTGACTTCCGAACAGACTTCACCCGCCGACCCCACCCATCCTATCGACGAGACGACGAGGCCCGCCGGGACCCGGACCATCCGGGTCGTCTACGTGGACGACGACGACCCACCGCCGGCACTCGCCGACGCCGCCGACATTGCCCTCACCGCAGTCTCGTCTGCCCGAGCGGCCCGGAGTCGTCTCGCCGCCGACGGGAGCGTCGATTGCGTCGTCAGCGAGTACGACTTGCCCGAGACCGACGGGTTGGGCCTCCTCGAAGCGGTCCGTCACGACCACCCGAACCTCCCGTTCGTCCTGTTCACCGACTCGGGGAACGAGGAGGTCGCCAGCGAGGCCATCGGCATGGGCGCGACCGACTACCTTCCCAAGAGCGCGGGCGGCGAGCAACTCCGCGAGCGAGTCGGCCGGGCGGTGGCCGCTGTCAGCGTCGAAACCGAATCGGGCGTCTCGGGCGACCGACTCCGGGAGTTGACCAACGCTTTCCCGGACGTGGCGTTCATCATCGACGAGAACGGCCGGTATCTGGAGGTCATGTCCGGCCCGGACACCGAGGACCTCCGGACGGTCCAACAGGAGCAGTTGGTGGGAACTCGGCTTCACGACGCCTTCCCGACTTCGCGGGCAGACACCTTCCTCAACCACATTCGGACTACGCTCGAAACCGGCGGGGTCGAGACCATCGAGTACCGGGCCGAGACCGCCGGAGGAGAACGGTGGTACGAGGGCCGGACCGCGCCGCTGGGCGAGACCATCGACGGCCGGGAGGCGGTCGTCTGGGTGGCCCGCGACGTGACCGACCGCCGGGAGAGTCAGCGCGAACTCGCCGCGAGCAGAGACGAACTCACTCGCCTCACCCGCATCAACGGCCTGATAAACAGCATCGTCCAGTCGCTGGTGGCGTCGGCGACCCGCGACGAGATAGAGGAGACCGTCTGCGAGGGACTGGCGAACTCGGAGTTCTACCAGTTCGCGTGGGTCGGCGGGCCGTGGGTCAAAGACGAGCAGATGGCCCCGAGTACCGTGGCGGGCGTCGAGCGCAGCCAAATCGAGCGACTCGTCGAAGCCACCAGCGCCCGAGTGGACGCCGAAAACGCGTTCTCTCAGGTCGTGGACGGAAACGAGTCGGTGGTGATTCCGGACATCGCCGACGCCGAGTACCTGTCGGAGCGCGAGCGAGAACTCATGGCGGAACTGGAGATGTCGTCGGCGGTCCTCATCCCGTTGACTCACGGCACGACGAACTACGGAATCCTCGGCATCAGCGGGGCGTGTATCGGGACGTTCAGCGACCGGGAACTCACGGCACTCGAAACGCTCGGAGAAATCGTCGGGTTCGCCATCAACGCGGTCAAAAACCGCAACCTCATCCTGTCGGACACCGCCGTCGAACTGGAGTTCCGCGTCGAGGACCCCGGTCGCGGGTTCGGTCTCATCTCGGCGGAACTCGGCTGTCAGTTCTCGCTGGAGGGCGTCGTCGGCCTGTCGGGCGACCAACTGCTCGAATACGTCGGCGTCGAGGGGGCCGACCCGGACGCTATCACCGACCGAATCGACGACTCCCCGACGGTCGAGGAGTACCGCGTCGTCTCCGACGACAACCAGAAGTGTCTCCTCGAAATCAAGCCCTCCAACTCCGGGGTGAGCCAGTTGGTCAAGACCGGAACGGTCGTGAAGTCAGCGACCGCCGAGGAGGGCGTCGTTCGATGCGTCGCCGAGGCCTCCTCGGACCTGAGCGTCCGGAGCGTGGTCGAGGAGTTCCAGACGACCTACCCCGGTGCCGAACTCGTCAGCAAGCAGGAGATAGACAGGCCGGTCCACACGGGTAGGGAGTTCCGCCAGACGCTGGCCGAGAAGTTGACCGAGAAACAGCGGACCGCGCTCCAGACGGCCTACTTCGCGGGCTACTACGAGTACCCGCGGGAGAGTACCGGCGAGGAGGTCGCCGAGTCGCTCGGCATCTCGTCGCCCACCCTCCACCAGCACCTGAGCGCGGCCCAGCGCAAACTCGTCGCCACCTTCTTCGACCACCAATAG
- the ndk gene encoding nucleoside-diphosphate kinase, translating to MSDETERTFVMVKPDGVQRGLIGDIVSRFEERGLKMVAGKFMQMSEDLAHEHYGEHEGKPFFDGLVDFITSGPVFAMVWEGQDATRQVRKMMGETDPAESAPGTIRGDYGLDLGRNVIHGSDHEDEGANEREIDLFFDDEELVDYERIDETWLYE from the coding sequence ATGAGCGACGAGACCGAGCGAACCTTCGTGATGGTCAAGCCCGACGGCGTTCAGCGCGGCCTCATCGGGGACATCGTCTCCCGATTCGAGGAGCGCGGTCTGAAGATGGTCGCCGGCAAGTTCATGCAGATGAGCGAGGACCTCGCTCACGAACACTACGGCGAACACGAGGGCAAGCCGTTCTTCGACGGCCTCGTGGACTTCATCACGTCCGGTCCCGTCTTCGCCATGGTCTGGGAAGGTCAGGACGCGACCCGTCAGGTCCGCAAGATGATGGGCGAGACCGACCCCGCGGAGTCCGCGCCCGGTACCATCCGCGGCGACTACGGACTCGACCTCGGCCGAAACGTCATCCACGGTTCGGACCACGAGGACGAAGGCGCGAACGAGCGCGAAATCGACCTGTTCTTCGACGACGAGGAACTGGTCGATTACGAGCGCATCGACGAGACGTGGCTCTACGAGTAG
- the rpl7ae gene encoding 50S ribosomal protein L7Ae, translating into MPVYVNFDVPADLQDRAVEALEVARDTGTVKKGTNETTKAVERGNAELVFIAEDVQPEEIVMHLPELADEKGIPFIFVETQDDIGHAAGLEVGSAAAAVTDSGEAEDDIEDIAGKVEELR; encoded by the coding sequence ATGCCAGTATACGTAAACTTCGACGTTCCCGCCGACCTTCAAGACCGCGCCGTCGAGGCGCTCGAGGTCGCACGAGACACCGGTACCGTCAAGAAAGGAACCAACGAGACGACCAAGGCCGTCGAGCGCGGTAACGCAGAGCTCGTCTTCATCGCCGAGGACGTCCAGCCCGAGGAAATCGTCATGCACCTGCCCGAACTCGCCGACGAGAAGGGTATCCCCTTCATCTTCGTCGAGACGCAGGACGACATCGGTCACGCCGCTGGGCTGGAAGTCGGTAGTGCCGCCGCGGCCGTCACCGACTCCGGCGAGGCAGAAGACGACATCGAGGACATCGCCGGCAAGGTCGAGGAACTCCGCTGA
- a CDS encoding glutamate--tRNA ligase — MNDELRERIETEAEKHALVNAVKHESEADVGAIMGPLMGDNPDFRQHGDEIPGVIGPVVSKVNDSSVEERRERLAKLAPDRLEEIESEDEDDDQILPDLPNADEYDEIRMRCAPNPNGPWHMGHARMPAVIGTYADEYDGEFIVRFDDTDPETKRPLLWAYDEILEEIEYLGFDPADVYRASDRLETYYDHARDLIEKGGAYTCSCSGEEFSDMKNSGEACPHRDKDTETTAEEFEDMIAGEYSSGEMVLRVKTDIEHKNPALRDWVGFRIIDTPHPREEAEDYRCWPMLDFQSGVDDHLTGVTHIIRGIDLQDSAKRQQFVYDYFDWEYPEVIHWGHVQVDEYDVKMSTSTIRELIEEGELDGWDDPRAPTLPSVERRGIRGEAIVDAMVELGTSTSNVDLAMSTVYSNNRDIIDDDADRYFFVREDHADFTLAGDHPETAHPPVHPEHDDRGTRDIDAGNRVRIEEGDVPEDGERIWLKGFGCFRRDGETFEYAGDDISAVRDEGVDVIHWVPADTAVLTRMRTIHGDQIGYAEPGFRDTDEDEMVQFERVGFVRVDDHEEGDESVAYFAHE; from the coding sequence ATGAACGACGAACTCCGCGAGCGAATCGAGACGGAGGCAGAGAAACACGCCCTCGTCAACGCGGTCAAACACGAGAGCGAGGCCGACGTGGGAGCCATCATGGGACCGCTGATGGGCGATAATCCCGACTTCCGCCAGCACGGCGACGAGATTCCGGGCGTCATCGGCCCGGTGGTCTCGAAGGTCAACGACTCGTCGGTCGAGGAGCGCCGGGAACGACTCGCCAAACTCGCGCCCGACCGACTCGAAGAAATCGAGAGCGAGGACGAGGACGACGACCAAATCCTGCCCGACCTGCCCAACGCCGACGAGTACGACGAGATTCGGATGCGGTGCGCCCCGAACCCCAACGGCCCGTGGCACATGGGTCACGCCCGGATGCCGGCAGTCATCGGCACCTACGCCGACGAGTACGACGGCGAGTTCATCGTCCGGTTCGACGACACCGACCCCGAGACCAAGCGTCCCCTGCTGTGGGCCTACGACGAGATTCTGGAGGAAATCGAGTATCTGGGCTTCGACCCCGCCGACGTGTACCGGGCCAGCGACCGCCTCGAAACCTACTACGACCACGCGCGGGACCTCATCGAGAAGGGCGGGGCCTACACCTGTTCCTGCTCTGGCGAGGAGTTCTCCGACATGAAGAACTCGGGCGAGGCCTGCCCCCACCGGGACAAGGACACCGAGACTACGGCCGAGGAGTTCGAGGACATGATAGCCGGCGAGTACTCGTCGGGCGAGATGGTCCTCCGGGTCAAGACCGACATCGAACACAAGAACCCGGCCCTGCGCGACTGGGTTGGCTTCCGCATCATCGACACGCCCCATCCCCGCGAGGAGGCCGAGGACTACCGGTGCTGGCCGATGCTCGACTTCCAGTCGGGCGTGGACGACCACCTGACGGGCGTGACCCACATCATCCGGGGCATCGACTTGCAGGACTCCGCCAAGCGCCAGCAGTTCGTCTACGACTACTTCGACTGGGAGTACCCCGAGGTCATCCACTGGGGCCACGTCCAAGTGGACGAGTACGACGTGAAGATGTCCACCTCCACGATTCGGGAACTCATCGAGGAGGGCGAACTCGACGGGTGGGACGACCCCCGCGCCCCGACCCTGCCGAGCGTCGAGCGCCGGGGCATCCGCGGCGAGGCCATCGTGGACGCGATGGTCGAACTCGGCACCTCCACGAGTAACGTCGATTTGGCGATGAGTACGGTCTACTCGAACAACCGCGACATCATCGACGACGACGCCGACCGCTACTTTTTCGTCCGCGAGGACCACGCCGATTTCACTCTCGCTGGCGACCATCCCGAGACTGCCCACCCGCCGGTCCACCCCGAACACGACGACCGGGGCACCCGCGACATCGACGCCGGCAACCGAGTCCGAATCGAGGAGGGCGACGTACCCGAGGACGGCGAGCGAATCTGGCTCAAAGGCTTCGGATGCTTCCGCAGAGACGGCGAGACCTTCGAGTACGCCGGCGACGACATCTCGGCGGTCCGCGACGAGGGCGTGGACGTGATTCACTGGGTCCCGGCCGACACCGCGGTGCTGACCCGCATGCGGACCATCCACGGCGACCAGATTGGTTACGCCGAACCGGGCTTCCGCGACACCGACGAGGACGAGATGGTCCAGTTCGAGCGCGTGGGCTTCGTCCGCGTCGACGACCACGAGGAGGGCGACGAGAGCGTGGCCTACTTCGCTCACGAATAG
- a CDS encoding DUF7344 domain-containing protein, whose amino-acid sequence MNNDSLRTSIEGDHALQNGRAVTTPSFDTLFDLLADSRRRYALYALVGAEDGLADVETLADEVAMWEARTGDDPITEELRDEIGEELRETHLPCLAEADIIEYDGRSDVARYWRQPTLEEYLEHTHYKEFPDE is encoded by the coding sequence ATGAACAACGATTCGCTCCGGACGAGTATCGAGGGCGACCACGCCCTCCAGAACGGTCGCGCAGTCACCACGCCCTCGTTCGATACGCTCTTCGACCTCCTCGCGGATAGCCGCCGCCGCTACGCGCTCTACGCGCTGGTCGGAGCAGAGGACGGTCTCGCCGACGTGGAGACGTTGGCCGACGAGGTTGCAATGTGGGAAGCCCGCACGGGAGACGACCCGATTACGGAGGAACTCCGAGACGAAATCGGAGAGGAACTCCGCGAGACGCACCTCCCGTGTCTGGCCGAGGCCGACATCATCGAATACGACGGCCGGAGCGACGTCGCCCGCTACTGGCGACAACCGACGCTCGAAGAGTATCTCGAACACACTCACTACAAGGAATTCCCGGACGAGTAA
- the idsA3 gene encoding geranylfarnesyl diphosphate synthase, giving the protein MTDASAETLEEQVMGAVEQRRETINDAIDEELPIDEPERLYEAARYLLEAGGKRLRPTVLLLVGEALADVDAGPADLDYRNFPDVTGEEVNLMSAAVGIEVIQSFTLIHDDIMDDDDLRRGVPAVHREYDTPTAILAGDTLYSKAFEILTRADVPPDRIVESMEVLAKACTDICEGQALDMSFEGRDDVLPEEYLDMIEHKTAVLYGATATIPAIVVGADDETIEELYQYGLEVGRAFQIQDDVLDLTVPSEKLGKQRGSDLVEGKQTIITLHAREQGVDVDSLVESDNVDAVTEDEIDEAVARLEEAGSIEYAEQRAQELVTRGKDRLSVLPENEARDLLEGIADYLIERGY; this is encoded by the coding sequence ATGACAGACGCGAGCGCCGAAACACTAGAAGAGCAGGTGATGGGAGCGGTCGAACAGCGACGCGAAACCATCAACGACGCCATCGACGAGGAACTGCCCATCGACGAACCGGAGCGTCTCTACGAGGCCGCCCGTTACCTGCTCGAAGCGGGCGGCAAGCGCCTCCGGCCGACTGTCCTGCTCCTCGTCGGCGAGGCGCTCGCGGACGTGGATGCCGGACCGGCAGACCTCGACTACCGGAACTTCCCGGACGTGACCGGCGAGGAGGTAAACCTGATGTCGGCCGCAGTCGGCATCGAGGTCATCCAGTCGTTCACCCTGATTCACGACGACATCATGGACGACGACGACCTGCGCCGGGGCGTCCCGGCGGTCCACCGGGAGTACGACACGCCGACGGCGATTCTGGCCGGCGACACGCTCTACTCGAAGGCGTTCGAGATACTCACTCGGGCCGACGTGCCGCCGGACCGCATCGTGGAGTCGATGGAAGTGTTGGCGAAGGCCTGCACCGATATCTGCGAGGGCCAAGCCCTCGACATGTCCTTCGAGGGACGCGACGACGTGCTTCCCGAGGAGTACCTCGACATGATAGAACACAAGACCGCCGTCCTCTACGGTGCGACGGCGACTATCCCGGCCATCGTCGTCGGTGCCGACGACGAGACCATCGAGGAACTCTACCAGTACGGTCTCGAAGTGGGTCGGGCCTTCCAGATTCAGGACGACGTGCTGGACCTGACCGTGCCGAGCGAGAAACTCGGCAAACAGCGCGGGAGCGACCTCGTTGAAGGGAAACAGACCATCATCACGCTCCACGCCCGCGAACAGGGCGTGGACGTTGATTCGCTGGTCGAGTCCGACAACGTGGACGCCGTCACCGAGGACGAAATCGACGAGGCCGTCGCTCGCCTTGAGGAGGCCGGAAGCATCGAGTACGCCGAACAGCGTGCCCAAGAGTTGGTCACGCGCGGCAAGGACCGACTGTCGGTCCTGCCCGAGAACGAGGCCCGCGACCTGCTGGAAGGCATCGCGGACTACCTCATCGAGCGCGGGTACTGA
- the tmcA gene encoding tRNA(Met) cytidine acetyltransferase TmcA, with the protein MNFAEVVSALREEAEATNERRLLVLTGERDACYSTADRALDAGDVDRAETTLVGTGKLGCERVGPNRADRLLGTTRECVVFDAHADFRPNALGRVVGAVDGGGLFVLLTPVLDSWPDERTDFDATLAVPPDDIDSVSGNFRRRFAETLRAHPGIAIVDADSEMVEKDGLTHPKPRLSSGDEALELPETHAFPDAAYDDCLTGDQIEVVRELETLRDGGDETRKTAVVVEADRGRGKSSAAGLSAGSLAAEDADVLVTAPEYRSAREVFIRAEALLTELGYEVETDHDPPRTIEIPDGGRIRFADPTEAEDLLGDSSSSGDSDGSKSRDAPADAPDVVFVDEAAALSVRLLERFLAAPRVAFTTTIHGYEGAGRGFSVRFRDRLDESDHEVREARLDEPIRYAEGDPVEVWAFRALLLDARPPVDAVVRDANPESVEYRTYTPADLLADETLLREVFGLLVLAHYRTEPDDLARLLDAPNLAVRALVRNDESSRTARQHVVAVALLAREGGLPADVREEMYEGGRVRGNMLPDVLTSQLRDEEAGVSVGRRVMRIATHHAVRSRGLGSRLLSEIRREFEAELDWLGVGYGATPELLRFWQRNGYRTVQLSTTRNDTSGEYSALMLDPLSEAGADLRERHSRWFASRIGSMLADPLRDADPDVVRALLRSVEAPVSLDLSDWDWRTVASSAYGPGLYDAAPRPFRRIALKHFVEGGGALSDREERLLVRKVLQSHPWPAVADELGFHSAGQCMRALGDAYEPLVDRYGTETALAEKRRYEE; encoded by the coding sequence ATGAACTTCGCCGAGGTCGTCTCTGCGCTCCGCGAGGAGGCCGAGGCGACCAACGAGCGCAGACTCCTCGTTCTCACAGGCGAGCGAGACGCCTGCTATTCGACAGCCGACCGGGCGCTCGACGCTGGCGACGTGGACCGCGCCGAGACCACGCTGGTCGGCACCGGGAAACTCGGCTGTGAGCGCGTCGGCCCGAATCGGGCCGACCGACTCCTCGGAACCACCCGCGAGTGCGTCGTCTTCGACGCCCACGCCGATTTCCGTCCCAACGCGCTCGGTCGGGTCGTCGGCGCGGTGGACGGCGGTGGCCTGTTCGTCCTCTTGACGCCGGTCCTCGACTCGTGGCCCGACGAGCGCACCGACTTCGACGCCACGCTGGCGGTGCCGCCTGACGACATCGATTCGGTCTCGGGCAACTTCCGGCGGCGGTTCGCCGAGACCCTGCGCGCCCATCCCGGCATCGCAATCGTAGACGCGGATTCGGAAATGGTCGAAAAGGACGGGCTAACCCACCCCAAGCCGCGGCTCTCGTCCGGCGACGAAGCACTGGAACTCCCCGAAACGCACGCTTTCCCCGACGCCGCCTACGACGACTGTCTCACGGGCGACCAGATAGAAGTCGTTCGGGAGTTGGAGACCCTACGCGACGGAGGCGACGAAACTCGAAAAACCGCGGTCGTCGTGGAGGCCGACCGCGGCCGGGGCAAGTCCAGCGCGGCGGGCCTCTCTGCTGGGAGTCTCGCCGCCGAGGACGCCGACGTGTTGGTCACGGCCCCGGAGTACCGGAGCGCCCGCGAGGTCTTCATCCGGGCGGAGGCCCTGCTGACCGAGTTAGGGTACGAGGTCGAGACCGACCACGACCCGCCCCGGACCATCGAAATCCCAGACGGCGGACGCATCAGATTCGCCGACCCGACCGAGGCTGAGGACCTCCTCGGGGATTCGAGCAGTTCCGGCGATTCCGACGGGTCGAAATCGCGGGACGCTCCGGCAGACGCCCCGGATGTCGTCTTCGTGGACGAGGCGGCCGCGCTCTCGGTCCGCCTGCTCGAACGATTTCTGGCCGCGCCCCGAGTCGCGTTCACGACGACGATTCACGGCTACGAGGGCGCGGGCCGGGGGTTCTCGGTCCGGTTCCGGGACCGACTGGACGAGAGCGACCACGAGGTCCGCGAGGCCCGACTGGACGAACCCATCCGGTACGCCGAAGGCGACCCCGTGGAGGTCTGGGCCTTCCGTGCGCTTCTCCTCGACGCCCGGCCGCCGGTGGATGCGGTCGTCCGGGACGCGAATCCCGAGTCGGTCGAGTACCGGACCTACACCCCGGCAGACCTGCTGGCGGACGAGACCCTCCTTCGGGAGGTGTTCGGCCTGCTCGTGCTTGCCCACTACCGGACCGAACCCGACGATTTGGCGCGACTCCTCGACGCGCCGAATCTGGCGGTCCGGGCGCTGGTCCGGAACGACGAGTCGTCCCGGACGGCCAGACAGCACGTCGTCGCCGTCGCCCTGCTGGCCCGCGAGGGAGGACTCCCCGCGGACGTGCGCGAAGAAATGTACGAAGGGGGCCGCGTGCGGGGCAACATGCTCCCCGACGTGCTGACCTCCCAACTGCGCGACGAGGAGGCCGGCGTCTCGGTCGGGCGGCGCGTCATGCGCATCGCCACGCACCACGCGGTCAGGTCCCGCGGACTCGGTTCGCGCCTCCTCTCGGAGATTCGCCGGGAGTTCGAAGCCGAGTTGGACTGGCTTGGGGTGGGATACGGAGCGACCCCCGAACTCCTCCGGTTCTGGCAGAGGAACGGCTACCGGACCGTCCAACTCTCGACCACGCGCAACGACACCAGCGGGGAGTACTCGGCACTGATGCTCGACCCGCTCTCGGAGGCCGGCGCTGACCTCCGCGAGCGCCACTCGCGGTGGTTCGCCTCCCGAATCGGGTCGATGCTGGCCGACCCCCTGCGGGACGCCGACCCCGACGTGGTTCGGGCGCTCCTCCGGTCGGTCGAGGCCCCCGTCTCGCTCGACCTGTCGGACTGGGACTGGCGAACCGTCGCGTCGAGCGCCTACGGGCCGGGACTGTACGACGCCGCTCCGAGGCCCTTCCGCCGGATTGCGCTCAAACACTTCGTGGAGGGTGGCGGCGCGCTCTCGGACCGCGAGGAGCGCCTGCTGGTCCGGAAAGTCCTGCAGAGCCACCCGTGGCCAGCGGTCGCCGACGAACTCGGGTTCCACTCGGCGGGTCAGTGCATGCGGGCGCTCGGCGACGCCTACGAACCGCTGGTGGACCGGTACGGTACCGAGACTGCGCTGGCGGAAAAACGCCGCTACGAGGAGTAA
- a CDS encoding glycerophosphodiester phosphodiesterase: MLLRPERRDVQITAHRGFGEQHPENTVTAARRASRFADAVELDVQRCGSGELVVCHWNEVELVTDGRGEVADLSATELADLSVEDSDWGIPLFSEVVEAIPASVGLNLEIKETGVVADLLAVLETVPNDVVISSLHPDPLWRVRMLDDEISLAFNFDVRPEANFETATTLDCEYANPHWTLCFATDLVERAHAEEMEVHAWPVDSRVLAWALARRGVDGLIMTQPV; the protein is encoded by the coding sequence TTGCTACTGCGCCCCGAACGTCGGGACGTGCAGATAACCGCCCATCGGGGATTCGGCGAACAGCATCCCGAGAACACGGTTACGGCGGCCCGGCGCGCCTCGCGGTTCGCCGACGCGGTGGAACTCGACGTCCAGCGGTGCGGGTCGGGCGAACTCGTCGTGTGTCACTGGAACGAGGTCGAACTCGTCACCGACGGGCGGGGCGAAGTCGCGGACCTCTCGGCGACGGAACTCGCCGACCTCAGCGTCGAGGACTCGGATTGGGGCATCCCGCTGTTCTCGGAGGTGGTGGAGGCCATCCCCGCCAGCGTGGGCCTGAACCTCGAAATCAAGGAGACCGGCGTGGTGGCCGACCTGCTGGCGGTGCTGGAGACCGTCCCGAACGACGTGGTGATTTCGTCGCTCCACCCCGACCCGCTCTGGCGAGTTCGGATGCTGGACGACGAAATTTCGCTGGCGTTCAACTTCGACGTGCGCCCGGAGGCCAACTTCGAGACCGCGACGACGCTCGACTGCGAGTACGCCAACCCTCACTGGACGCTCTGCTTTGCGACCGACCTCGTGGAGCGCGCCCACGCCGAGGAGATGGAGGTCCACGCGTGGCCGGTCGATTCCAGAGTGCTGGCGTGGGCGCTGGCCCGGCGCGGGGTCGATGGACTGATTATGACTCAACCAGTGTGA
- a CDS encoding 50S ribosomal protein L24e → MPQSRVCDFCGDDIEPGTGTMFVHTDGSTVHFCSAKCEKNADLGREPRDLEWTEDGGAEEAQ, encoded by the coding sequence ATGCCCCAATCCCGAGTCTGTGACTTCTGTGGCGACGACATCGAACCCGGCACGGGCACGATGTTCGTCCACACCGACGGCAGTACCGTCCACTTCTGCTCGGCGAAGTGCGAGAAGAACGCCGACCTCGGCCGCGAGCCCCGAGACCTCGAATGGACCGAGGACGGCGGTGCCGAGGAGGCCCAATAA
- a CDS encoding HalOD1 output domain-containing protein, producing the protein MNNGRATGGGGVDWEFEVVGERPSETVVHAVSEVHECEPVELPPLNDALDPDALDDLFGETVGGQSRHGGHLVFEYADCLVTVLGGEKIRIEETD; encoded by the coding sequence ATGAACAACGGCCGAGCCACCGGTGGCGGCGGTGTGGACTGGGAGTTCGAGGTGGTGGGCGAGCGGCCGAGCGAAACGGTCGTTCACGCCGTCTCGGAGGTCCACGAGTGCGAACCGGTCGAGTTACCCCCGCTGAACGACGCCCTCGACCCCGACGCGCTGGACGACCTCTTTGGCGAGACGGTCGGCGGCCAGTCTCGGCACGGCGGCCATCTCGTGTTCGAGTACGCCGACTGTCTGGTCACCGTCCTCGGCGGCGAGAAAATCCGAATCGAGGAGACCGACTGA
- a CDS encoding 30S ribosomal protein S28e: MSAEETEEEGSTPAEVIEIVGKTGMHGEAMQVKCRIREGENQGRIITRNCLGPVREGDVLQLRETAREADSIGGQ; encoded by the coding sequence ATGAGTGCAGAGGAAACTGAAGAAGAAGGCTCCACGCCCGCCGAAGTAATCGAAATCGTCGGCAAGACGGGGATGCACGGCGAGGCCATGCAGGTCAAGTGCCGCATCCGTGAGGGCGAGAATCAGGGCCGCATCATTACGCGGAACTGCCTCGGCCCCGTCAGAGAGGGCGACGTGCTACAACTGCGCGAAACCGCCCGCGAAGCCGACTCCATCGGAGGTCAGTAA